The genomic region TCTGGGCCAGGCGAGACGGCGGCAGCGCTGAGGCGGGGCGAAGGCCGGGGCGCAGGTCTCCGGGCACACGGGACCGGCTCGCGCGCCCGCGTACCCCGTGGGGAGGGGCGGCGGAGGTACGGCGCCTTTAAGCTCGGGCGCCggccccgcggccccgccccccggaGGACGCCTCGGCGCGCGGCCGTCCGAGACGCCGTTTAATTGGGGCTGTCAGGCCGCGGCGCGCGCGGAGGGCCGGGCGGGACGGAGGCCGGGAGGCCGGGGCGGCGGGCGTGCAGCTCGGCGGGAGGCGGGCGCCCGGAGACGCGGCTGGGGCCCGCGCGGCCGGGGCGCCgtcccagggcagggctgcccggccccggccccgggccGCCCGCGCTCCCCATGAAAAACCAGCTCCGCGGCCCCCCAGCGCGGGCGCACATGTCGGCCTCGGGGGCGTCGGCGGCTGGGGGCACCGGGGCGGGGTCGGAGCCCGGTGCGGGGTCTGGTTCCGGCGCCGGTACCGGGGCAGGCGCGGCGGCGGGTGCGGGGGCCATGCCTTGCAAGAGCGCCGAGTGGctgcaggaggagctggaggcgCGCGGCGGCGCGTCCCTGCTGCTGCTCGACTGCCGGCCGCACGAGCTCTTCGAGTCGTCGCACATCGAGACGGCCATCAACCTGGCCATCCCGGGCCTCATGCTGCGCCGCTTGCGCAAGGGCAACCTGCCCATCCGCTCCATCATCCCTAACCACGCCGACAAGGAGCGTTTCGCTACGCGCTGCAAGGCGGCCACCGTGCTGCTCTACGACGAGGCCACGGCCGAGTGGCAGCCAGAGCCCGGCGCTCCCGCTTCGGTGCTTGGCCTTCTCCTGCAAAAGCTGCGCGACGACGGCTGCCAGGCCTACTACCTCCAAGGTGAGGGCAGCACCGAGACCCTGTCTGGGATTGGGGCTCTCCCGCGGCTCCTGGGTGACCCAGCCGGAGGCCGCTTTCTCTCCCCGTGCCCAGCATGCCCGGCCGGCGCCACGTCGCCCCCGGCCCGCATTCTCCTCTCCCGGGCCTCTGGCCCCAGCTGTGCGGGTTTAGGCTGGCACGCGGGCCTCCTCTGCACCCCTTTCTGGGCACGATCTAAGTGGGTCGAACAAACTTCTCCCCGCCTGGGCTTTCCTTTTTTCGTGTTGTTGGGGCCATGGCAGCTCCTAGGTTTCCCGTGAGCCCCTCAAAGGAGGGAGGGTCCCTTCCTGGGCACCCAAGTTCAGCTCCTACAGCCTGGAATGCGTGTTCCTGGAAGGCCACGGTTAGGACAGGAGCTTTTCATAATcgtccccgcccccgccagggAATAGGAATCATTTGGGTTGGGGGACTCCGGACATCCCCGCGTGGGTCTCATCACTTGGGAATCACTGCCTCTTGGAGGCGCTTGGGGCAGGGCTGTAAGCAGTGTTCCTTGCCCCAGCTCTGGTTTTCTGGGACCCCCCAAGTCCTTAGCCTGCCACCCCAGAGATTGTGGAAGGGGGAGGCAGCGCTGGGAGGCGAGTGGCTGCAGCCGGTGTTTCCAATTAACATTCCAAAATGGCCTCTTGCTGGCAGCGGGGCGGGCAggcgggaggggagaggaggcctgCGGCACCCTCGGGCGCAGGGCCCATCCTTAGCTGCAAGACGCTCCCCATTTCTTGTCCCTGTAAAGCCCCCAGCAGCCTCCCCTTCTGTGGGTTCAAGGCTTGGGGGGGACCTTGTGTTATAAGGTGGTGGGTTCTGGAGGGATGGAATTGGGACCCCTTTTATGAACTTGTCTCTGCCGTGGGAAAGAGCCAGCAGACACCTTCACACTATTTCCCGTGTGGTTGAGAGTGGGGCTCAAGCACCCGATTCCCAGTCAGGGGGTCCAGGCCCTCTCTGCCTCTAGCTAACCCAGATGCAGCTCTGGCCCCTGCGGTCTCATCTATAAGAGGGGTTTGCAAACCCACAGGTGTTGGCCTGAGGTGGGGTTGTTTGCGTTTCTTTACCGCTTAGCAGTTACTGAGCACCCATGGGTGCCAGGTGTGCATGGGAGCTGTGGAAGAGGAATGAGCTGGAGTCTGTCCTCAAGTGCCCTAAAGCTGGTTGTATGGCTGGGGCCCTGAAGCCCTATGGGTAAGGGTATGGAGTTCAGGCATGTTACTTTATCAtttggggcctcagttttcccatctgtgaagtgggtcATAGGATAGTTGTGGAGAAGACAGGAGGAGGTACATGTGTAAATATGTAGCACCGCCCGTGTTGTCCATTGTTGGTGTTACGGTGCTTGCCGTGGGGAACCCTGGCTGCTGTTGGTCTTGTGCAGCCTGTTTGGTCTGGGGGCACTGGCATCGTCAGTCTCTCATCCAGGCCCTGTCTCATCCTGGCCACAGGTGGTTTCAACAAGTTCCAGACAGAGTACTCAGAACACTGCGAGACCAACGTGGACAGCTCGTCCTCACCAAGCGGCTCACCGCCCACCTCAGTGCTGGGTCTGGGGGGCCTACGCATTAGCTCTGACTGCTCAGATGGTGAGTCGGACAGAGAGCTGCCCAGCAGTGCCACCGAGTCAGATGGCAGCCCTGTGCCATCCAGCCAACCGGCCTTCCCCGTCCAGATCCTGCCCTACCTCTACCTCGGCTGCGCGAAGGACTCCACCAACCTGGATGTGCTCGGCAAGTACGGCATCAAGTATATCCTCAACGTCACGCCCAACCTGCCCAACGCCTTCGAGCACGGGGGCGAGTTCACCTACAAGCAGATCCCCATCTCTGACCACTGGAGCCAGAACCTCTCCCAGTTCTTCCCTGAGGCCATCAGCTTCATCGGTAAGTGCTGCTGCGCTTTGGGCAGGGTGGGTGGGCTTGCGCATCAAGGTGTGTATGGGACTCTGGGTGTTGCCCGTGCCTGGCTGGGTATCTCTGGGCCTGTCAAGACCTGTGTGTGCCCTGTATGTGCCAGCGTGTGCCCATGGGTGTACCCAGGCCCACTGTGAGTCACCGAGGCCCTCGGGGCCTGAGCAGTCCCCCGACTCCCAGGCTCCCCGCAGCTGTTGGAGCCTCGTGGACTCTGCTGTCCAGCTTGGGTGTTTCTGGCTGTGCTGTTTCGGGCTCAGCAAGCTGAAACATCCCAGCTCTCAGACCTCCCACGGGTCTTGCTTGCTTTGCGTCACGCCTCAGCGCACATGTCTCTTTAGGGGCTGTCACAGAGCCTCTTTGGGCTTTACTGTGTACCTGAGGGGGGCTAAAGTGTGGCCTGGAGCCAGAGGCCTACCCAAAACTGGCAGCTGTTGGAACGTGATGACCCAAAGGGCCTCGGCGGGGCCTCAGATGCTCCTGGCAGCCTGTGGGGCTTGCTTGGCATATAGGGGATATTCAGAAAGTATGGGGAGAGGCTGAGGAAGCCCTCCCCAGAGTAGTGTGTTCTGCTGTCTGGCTTAGCGCCCTCTGAGCCCCCTGCATCCGCAGCCTCAGCTGACTCGGGTTCCTTATCTTTGACCTCCCATCCTGCTTTCTCCTTGGCCAGCTGGAGGCTGTTTAGATGGCAGGTCGTCTTTGGGTTCAGCTCTCACCCAGGATTCAGGAAAGGGACACAAGATCAGGGTGAATGTAAACCCTGGGCTCTCCGAGCCTGGTGACCCAGTGTTCTGTCCAGCCTCcggtggcagggagggggtggcccggcagtcttttctctctggcGGCTGTGTCCAGTGGAGGGCGTTTTGGTGTCAGCTGGGCTGGGCTCGTGTTAATAACAGGAAGTGGGAGGCTTCCCCGCCTCATCCGCTTACTGGGAACCAAAAGTAGGTGCCtggctgggaggaaggaaggaagctgaggcctgggggaggggctgtgtcGGGGGCTATCCAGAGCTTCCCAGCTCTGCTTGGGAGGACATGGCCCAGAGGGCTATGGGTGCCGCTTCAGCATTCGTGCTCTCCCCAGTGAAGAGGGGGCCCCCGGATTTCCCACGGCTGAGCCTGGTTTGTAGGTGTTTTTAGCCTTCTTGGAGGTCCCTTTACatctggggagggggacagaaCAGGGTGTAGAGGTGGGAGGAAccatacttcctttttttttttttgcggtacgcgggcctctcactgttgtggcctttcccgttgcggagcacaggctccggacgcgcaggctcagcggccatgNNNNNNNNNNNNNNNNNNNNNNNNNNNNNNNNNNNcatggctcacgggcccagccgctccgcggcatgtgggatcttcccggaccggggcacgaacccgtgtcccctgcatcggcaggcggactctcaaccactgcgccaactaGGGAAGCCCCGTACTCCCTTTTTGACAAGTGAAGGAATTGAAGCCCAAGCATCCCATAGGACTCAGTGGGGCAGTTATCAAGCACCAGCACCTCCAAGGCTCAGCCACACCCTTAGAGGGCTAAAAATAAAGCCAGCGGAAGTGGTTTTACTTTGGATCGCCCAGGAGTAGGTTTGGGGACCAGGCCTTCCTCTTATCTTGATGTGTCACCACTGGAGGCTTGTCTCCACTACCCCTTTCTCCTGCCCCAAACCTAAAGGTCAATGTGGTTCCACGTGAATCCATGACATCAGTCTCTTCCCCCGCTGGTCTGGCCCCTAGTTGGTCCCCGAGTCTGGattaagcacctactgcatgCTTTGCCCTGGGAACCCTCATGTGGGCTTAGGGAAGGGAAGTCCTGCCAGGCCAGAGGCAGTGAGCGCCATATGAGGAACAATTTGTGAACCTGTGGCGTTTTGTAGGAGTGCATCTTGTAGGAGTGTACCTGGTTCCCAGTGAGCTCAGGCGGGGACCCCGGGCCTGCCTCTTGTTAATCTGTGCCCCTGGCACAGCTATGGCATGGAGATGGAGCTGTGCTCAGATCTAGGGGAGGAGAGATGACAGGACTGAGTTGGCCGGTGGCTCAACCAGTAtttgagctcctactgtgtgtcaggcatagGCGTCTGAGTACTGCACTGGGGGAATCTGGGAGGAGCGGTGGAGGGGAGAGTTGGCAGAACTTGGTTGGCTGTAGTGAGAGATGTCACTGGCACATGGGCCAGGGAAAGTCTAGTAAGTGGGCTGGGTAGGCCCCACATAAGCAAACCCCACTCGTGAAACTAGATGTGGCCCTGGTCCCAGTCCCTGGCTATTCCGGAGCAGGACTAAGGCCCCGGGGACTGGCTGGGCCCAGGGCAGAGCTGAGTGCTGCCCGCCGTTTCCTTGTGGAGGAGCCTCCATGGGGCCTGCTTCCGAAGAGGCTCTCGGGGGCACCCATGGAAGCTGCCCCAGGAGAGCAAGCTCAGCCCTGAGCCCCAGGTCGTGGGCTAGCAGGGGTGAGTGCTACGAGTTAGGAGGAAGCTTTGTGTGACCTTGTGCTCGTCACTGGTCTCTGTGCCTgtgtcctcatttataaaattagctTGGTAGCCATGGTGCAGACGACTTGAGAGGATGCAGGTGACACCTTGGCATGTAGTAGCACACGGTTATAGCAGCAGTAGGACTAGCAGTGATCACAGTGTTTGTGGTGCCCTCCCTTGGCAAACGTCCTTCTGAGAGCACTGTGAGCAAGCAGGCCCTGACAGGAGAAGACCGAGGCACAGGAATGTCCAGTGACTTGGAGCTACTGTGTGGCAGAGCCCTCTCCAGTCATGCTCTTGACCTCGACCCCAAGTTGCTGTCCCACCTGCCTGGGACTTCACCAGGTCACTCGAGAGTCGGGAGGCACCAGCCAGTCACCATGCcgctcccagccccacccgtgccccagccccacctgcggtggctccctggaggaggtgctgCCCTGACCCGTGCCTGTGTGTTTCAGACGAGGCCCGCTCCAAGAAGTGCGGTGTCCTGGTGCACTGCCTGGCAGGCATCAGCCGCTCGGTGACGGTCACGGTGGCCTACCTGATGCAGAAGATGAACCTGTCGCTCAATGATGCCTACGACTTTGTCAAGAGGAAAAAGTCCAACATCTCACCCAACTTCAACTTTATGGGGCAGCTGCTGGACTTTGAGCGGACGCTGGGGCTGAGCAGCCCGTGTGACAACCACACCCCCAGCGAGCAGCTCTACTTCTCCACGCCCACCAACCACAACCTGTTCCCACTCAACACGCTCGAGTCCACGTGAGGCCTGGGGCACGGGGCAACGGTCCAGCCCCTCCCGGGCCTCCACAGGGCCCGCAGGGAGGGCCCACGCCTGCTGCCTCTGGCGTGAGGAACCCGGACATCGCCTGTGCCCAGAGGTGAGCTTCCCTCACCGTCCCGGGGAGGGTGCAGCCCACAGCCAGGCCTCCCCCGGCAGGACTTTCCGGAGGGGCCCTCAGCTCTCAGACATGTGGCTTTGGGAGTCCAGCGGGGCCTCGTCCTTGTCCCAGGACACTCCTTTCTGCTGATGGCCCAGCCagtttggctatttttttttttaaagacacatccATGGACCtgagtttactttttatttttggcaggtAAATCCAAGCTCCCTGGAGCAGAAAGAGTGTTCAAGctcttcttgatttttcttttttaatgaaaagtgtTATTTTCAGGCTACATGCAACAGTGGATTGTATAAACCAGTATTTCATCCCTTTCTTGATcctgcgagagagagagagagagagagaagtgttatcagtttgtttgtttttcttcttatttcaaaaagcaattcttgggtttttgtttttaatggaaaagacAAACCCCACGTTGATCTTGACCAAAAGCGTTTTGCACATGTGTGAAGCCTCCGTTTCCGCAGCGGCCCTTAAAGGGGTGGTGCGCTGCTTTCGCCAGCTTTGGACTCCCAGGCCTGCCCACATCTCCCACCTCGGCCCAGCCCAACCTGGCACTGCATTTGCCTGTGATGACTGCCTCGAGTGGTGAGCGGTGGGCTGGACAGGTGGCTTTGCATTCTCTGCCACCCAGCTGCCCTTCTGGTGGTCCCTGCCAACTGCCCcaggcagcagagggaggccctgcCGCTGTCCTGCTGGAGGTGGGGCCACAGGGGGCTGCCACGCAGTAGCATTAACCCTCCGGGGTCAGCCCCGAGGgggccctgggccccaggccctTTTTATATGTACCCACTacttctgtctcttcctctctctgtctgttAGTAGCTGAGGGTGCAGGCCCAGTGGCTGGGGGCGC from Physeter macrocephalus isolate SW-GA unplaced genomic scaffold, ASM283717v5 random_1013, whole genome shotgun sequence harbors:
- the DUSP7 gene encoding dual specificity protein phosphatase 7; the protein is MKNQLRGPPARAHMSASGASAAGGTGAGSEPGAGSGSGAGTGAGAAAGAGAMPCKSAEWLQEELEARGGASLLLLDCRPHELFESSHIETAINLAIPGLMLRRLRKGNLPIRSIIPNHADKERFATRCKAATVLLYDEATAEWQPEPGAPASVLGLLLQKLRDDGCQAYYLQGGFNKFQTEYSEHCETNVDSSSSPSGSPPTSVLGLGGLRISSDCSDGESDRELPSSATESDGSPVPSSQPAFPVQILPYLYLGCAKDSTNLDVLGKYGIKYILNVTPNLPNAFEHGGEFTYKQIPISDHWSQNLSQFFPEAISFIDEARSKKCGVLVHCLAGISRSVTVTVAYLMQKMNLSLNDAYDFVKRKKSNISPNFNFMGQLLDFERTLGLSSPCDNHTPSEQLYFSTPTNHNLFPLNTLEST